From the genome of Nasonia vitripennis strain AsymCx chromosome 1, Nvit_psr_1.1, whole genome shotgun sequence, one region includes:
- the LOC100678960 gene encoding probable serine/threonine-protein kinase drkD isoform X6: MSSSLERDYDEFEFSRENQLEAANVEGKLQKLGNKSNPEEENQHRCDICDQKFPNKKDLQDHFTKHLGNPRVVLQRIVDQKLSCSTAVKKEHIDNYWLGEEQKGNLKITLKRQSPVGDSLKLTLKKSPKSEGFTVVSRNCGSIEQSIKKQNALAETQENDNKSDSEEEKATEQNFENVMLNQENTYDDDNDNFESGPDHNPLESSERPLMDNVEGDSGVGSDSVHLPEREEQNEDDGNADNNSNLDQAELAGNEDPEESDALEATCRETIENLKKLGEHSRSSDLLNLTETPAIEEEEEENDDAESNRASCVIEELRGNSEISIVPKSALMPGPSTSSPSRSETDIVPIGGSSNSSFNWNKITEDSSSSKIKDDEAPEKDTPDNTEAAGSLLQNFLLEHQRNQNESNLSSSAQNFETEYVSLERLAETVNTCRVCNEKFKDMAHLDAHRSKAGHYQCTVPDCSALVFTSLETMAIHKSQVHGAPISPGITVSPRRLASNSPQAANSPTLSQTSPRTNTRSPHSPSFSARRHSPHTNSPTYNMPGASTSHASSHAPVPGLEHLTAPMQQLAQQVQRISVPPAMHISAPGGLLQGPGGGYYQGPGRPPMYRNSMNFPSSMMQMYQQYAANQYQMQCQVPLQPPTPQQATRGRYPGVVPGQRPTRMPTIPPANLNNMHRTRAKRPMLPPSSQIPQQIQPQVQQQLQQATTGGSAPKQRRMDVLLPDRNEDADCHVIAQQKRNDGLPVIQNVQGGATLQPSTSNDSTIHLTDQITLSVRQPAQVNAMVQGAKKPDASSVANVLASRGITVTPATNNKKSQDQPQPGPSGMQQQQQKSPQQQSQQQQSQQQQAQQQQRPLNVPALNLSSAISIIPTASAQRRQQEQPVQFAVPQSRQATSEVERPPRPPTVDLTQDPPPQAHTPARRGRPPNLPNPNQYPAANRMHASLTCQVCDKRFQSQELLAQHMATHRQSNKLIYKCGLGGCTAAYPSLLALNAHRTSFHRETIHPNPPSQQNGNVELALPVVDLQSTNTLTRLHNLGIDSFIPLSQLSAQTSGCYGLPIISIDGARNPAVANLAALGATSILSLGPLRHINSNNNR, encoded by the exons ATGAGCAGTTCATTGGAACGGGATTACgatgaatttgaattttcgaggGAAAATCAGCTTGAAGCGGCCAACGTAGAGGGGAAATTGCAAAAATTGG GCAACAAATCGAACCCTGAAGAGGAAAACCAGCACAGGTGCGATATCTGCGATCAAAAGTTTCCAAACAAAAAGGACCTGCAGGATCATTTTACAAAACATCTTGGCAATCCACGAGTGGTGCTCCAGAGGATTGTTGATCAGAAGCTCAGCTGCTCAACTGCAGTTAAGAAAGAACATATCGATAATTACTGGCTGGGTGAAGAACAAAAAGGCAACCTGAAGATTACACTGAAGAGACAGAGTCCAGTGGGTGACTCCCTGAAGCTAACGTTGAAGAAGTCACCAAAATCCGAGGGCTTCACTGTTGTCAGCAGAAACTGTGGTTCGATCGAGCAAAGTATTAAAAAGCAAAACGCACTGGCTGAAACACAAGAAAATGACAACAAGAGTGACTCGGAGGAGGAAAAAGCCACCGAACAAAACTTTGAAAACGTGATGCTGAACCAAGAG aATACTTATGATGATGACAATGACAATTTTGAGTCTGGACCTGATCATAATCCACTGGAAAGTTCCGAAAGACCTTTAATGGATAATGTCGAAGGAGACTCTGGTGTTGGAAGTGATTCTGTCCATTTAccagagagagaagagcaaaATGAAGATGATGGAAATGCAGACAATAATAGTAATTTGGATCAAGCCGAGTTAGCAGGAAATGAAGATCCTGAAGAGTCTGATGCATTGGAAGCAACATGTAGAGAGACAATAGAAAATCTGAAGAAATTGGGCGAACATTCaag ATCATCTGATCTTCTTAATCTCACGGAAACCCCAGCAATcgaggaagaggaagaagaaaacgaCGATGCTGAGAGTAACCGTGCGTCATGCGTGATCGAGGAGCTCCGCGGTAACAGCGAAATTAGTATAGTCCCGAAATCGGCTCTTATGCCGGGGCCCTCGACGTCCTCACCAAGTCGTTCAGAGACAGACATCGTCCCCATCGGTGGAAGTTCTAATTCTAGTTTCAATTGGAATAAGATTACAGAGGACTCGAGCAGTAGCAAGATCAAAGACGATGAAGCACCAGAGAAAGATACTCCCGACAACACCGAAGCCGCGGGCTCTCTTCTCCAGAACTTCCTCCTTGAGCATCAGCGCAATCAGAACGAGTCGAACCTATCAAGCAGCGCGCAGAACTTCGAGACCGAGTATGTTTCGTTGGAAAGGCTCGCGGAAACCGTCAACACCTGTCGCGTCTGCAATGAGAAGTTCAAGGACATGGCACACCTGGACGCGCACAGATCTAAGGCAGGACACTACCAATGCACTGTGCCTGATTGTAGCGCACTAGTGTTTACGAGTCTCGAGACGATGGCAATTCACAAGTCACAAGTCCATGGGGCCCCCATTTCACCGGGTATTACTGTGTCTCCACGTCGCTTAGCTTCAAACTCGCCACAAGCAGCGAATTCGCCCACTTTGAGTCAAACGTCGCCGCGTACGAACACGCGCTCGCCGCACTCACCGTCTTTTTCAGCCAGGAGGCACTCACCTCACACCAACTCGCCTACTTACAATATGCCTGGTGCCTCTACTTCTCATGCCTCCTCGCATGCTCCGGTTCCAGGCTTAGAGCATTTGACTGCACCAATGCAGCAGTTAGCACAACAGGTGCAGAGGATAAGCGTGCCTCCTGCAATGCACATATCCGCACCAGGTGGTTTGCTCCAAGGGCCTGGAGGTGGTTACTATCAAGGACCTGGAAGACCACCTATGTACAGAAATTCTATGAATTTCCCTTCATCAATGATGCAAATGTATCAGCAGTATGCAGCCAATCAGTATCAGATGCAGTGTCAGGTACCATTGCAACCACCAACACCCCAACAAGCAACCAGAGGGAGATATCCTGGTGTTGTGCCAGGGCAAAG GCCTACAAGAATGCCTACTATACCACCTGCAAATCTAAACAACATGCACAGAACACGTGCAAAAAGGCCTATGCTACCACCATCATCGCAAATTCCGCAACAGATCCAACCGCAGGTTCAACAGCAGTTGCAACAGGCAACCACTGGTGGTAGTGCACCCAAGCAGAGACGCATGGATGTGTTACTGCCAGATCGCAACGAAGACGCTGACTGCCATGTCATTGCCCAGCAAAAGAGGAATGATGGTCTACCTGTTATACAGAATGTCCAAGGTGGTGCTACCCTACAACCATCGACCAGCAATGACTCCACCATTCATCTTACTGATCAAATAACTCTTAGTGTGAGACAACCTG CACAAGTCAACGCAATGGTACAAGGTGCTAAGAAGCCTGATGCTTCATCAGTAGCCAATGTTCTGGCTTCTCGTGGTATCACAGTTACTCCAGCTACTAACAACAAGAAGTCTCAGGACCAGCCGCAGCCAGGACCAAGTGGtatgcaacagcagcagcaaaagtCTCCACAGCAACAgtctcagcagcagcagtctcAACAGCAACAAGCTCAGCAGCAACAAAGGCCTTTAAATGTACCAGCTTTGAATCTGAGTTCAGCAATATCAATCATACCGACTGCAAGTGCACAAAGGAGACAGCAAGAACAACCAGTACAGTTTGCTGTACCCCAGAGCAGACAAGCGACAAGCGAAGTAGAAAGGCCACCTAGACCACCTACAGTTGACCTGACACAAGATCCACCTCCACAAGCTCATACTCCAGCTAGAAGAGGCCGTCCACCTAACTTACCTAATCCAAATCAATACCC TGCTGCTAATAGAATGCACGCATCACTAACTTGCCAAGTGTGTGACAAACGATTTCAAAGCCAGGAATTGTTAGCTCAGCACATGGCAACACATAGACAAtcaaacaaattaatttataa ATGTGGACTTGGAGGTTGCACAGCAGCATATCCGTCACTACTCGCTCTCAACGCTCACAGGACGTCCTTCCATAGGGAAACGATACATCCCAATCCGCCCTCTCAACAAAATGGCAATGTCGAGCTTGCACTACCGGTGGTAGACCTTCAATCGACTAACACGCTAACGCGACTACACAACCTGGGCATTGACAGCTTTATACCTCTTTCGCAGCTTAGTGCTCAAACTAGTGGCTGCTACGGTTTACCTATTATTTCGATAGACGGCGCACGAAATCCGGCAGTAGCTAATCTTGCCGCGTTAGGCGCAACTTCGATCCTGAGTCTTGGACCTCTTAGGCATATCAATTCTAATAATAATAGGTAA
- the LOC100678960 gene encoding uncharacterized protein LOC100678960 isoform X8 yields MLNQENTYDDDNDNFESGPDHNPLESSERPLMDNVEGDSGVGSDSVHLPEREEQNEDDGNADNNSNLDQAELAGNEDPEESDALEATCRETIENLKKLGEHSRFIGSRSSDLLNLTETPAIEEEEEENDDAESNRASCVIEELRGNSEISIVPKSALMPGPSTSSPSRSETDIVPIGGSSNSSFNWNKITEDSSSSKIKDDEAPEKDTPDNTEAAGSLLQNFLLEHQRNQNESNLSSSAQNFETEYVSLERLAETVNTCRVCNEKFKDMAHLDAHRSKAGHYQCTVPDCSALVFTSLETMAIHKSQVHGAPISPGITVSPRRLASNSPQAANSPTLSQTSPRTNTRSPHSPSFSARRHSPHTNSPTYNMPGASTSHASSHAPVPGLEHLTAPMQQLAQQVQRISVPPAMHISAPGGLLQGPGGGYYQGPGRPPMYRNSMNFPSSMMQMYQQYAANQYQMQCQVPLQPPTPQQATRGRYPGVVPGQRPTRMPTIPPANLNNMHRTRAKRPMLPPSSQIPQQIQPQVQQQLQQATTGGSAPKQRRMDVLLPDRNEDADCHVIAQQKRNDGLPVIQNVQGGATLQPSTSNDSTIHLTDQITLSVRQPGPNPAQVNAMVQGAKKPDASSVANVLASRGITVTPATNNKKSQDQPQPGPSGMQQQQQKSPQQQSQQQQSQQQQAQQQQRPLNVPALNLSSAISIIPTASAQRRQQEQPVQFAVPQSRQATSEVERPPRPPTVDLTQDPPPQAHTPARRGRPPNLPNPNQYPAANRMHASLTCQVCDKRFQSQELLAQHMATHRQSNKLIYKCGLGGCTAAYPSLLALNAHRTSFHRETIHPNPPSQQNGNVELALPVVDLQSTNTLTRLHNLGIDSFIPLSQLSAQTSGCYGLPIISIDGARNPAVANLAALGATSILSLGPLRHINSNNNR; encoded by the exons ATGCTGAACCAAGAG aATACTTATGATGATGACAATGACAATTTTGAGTCTGGACCTGATCATAATCCACTGGAAAGTTCCGAAAGACCTTTAATGGATAATGTCGAAGGAGACTCTGGTGTTGGAAGTGATTCTGTCCATTTAccagagagagaagagcaaaATGAAGATGATGGAAATGCAGACAATAATAGTAATTTGGATCAAGCCGAGTTAGCAGGAAATGAAGATCCTGAAGAGTCTGATGCATTGGAAGCAACATGTAGAGAGACAATAGAAAATCTGAAGAAATTGGGCGAACATTCaag GTTCATTGGTTCCAGATCATCTGATCTTCTTAATCTCACGGAAACCCCAGCAATcgaggaagaggaagaagaaaacgaCGATGCTGAGAGTAACCGTGCGTCATGCGTGATCGAGGAGCTCCGCGGTAACAGCGAAATTAGTATAGTCCCGAAATCGGCTCTTATGCCGGGGCCCTCGACGTCCTCACCAAGTCGTTCAGAGACAGACATCGTCCCCATCGGTGGAAGTTCTAATTCTAGTTTCAATTGGAATAAGATTACAGAGGACTCGAGCAGTAGCAAGATCAAAGACGATGAAGCACCAGAGAAAGATACTCCCGACAACACCGAAGCCGCGGGCTCTCTTCTCCAGAACTTCCTCCTTGAGCATCAGCGCAATCAGAACGAGTCGAACCTATCAAGCAGCGCGCAGAACTTCGAGACCGAGTATGTTTCGTTGGAAAGGCTCGCGGAAACCGTCAACACCTGTCGCGTCTGCAATGAGAAGTTCAAGGACATGGCACACCTGGACGCGCACAGATCTAAGGCAGGACACTACCAATGCACTGTGCCTGATTGTAGCGCACTAGTGTTTACGAGTCTCGAGACGATGGCAATTCACAAGTCACAAGTCCATGGGGCCCCCATTTCACCGGGTATTACTGTGTCTCCACGTCGCTTAGCTTCAAACTCGCCACAAGCAGCGAATTCGCCCACTTTGAGTCAAACGTCGCCGCGTACGAACACGCGCTCGCCGCACTCACCGTCTTTTTCAGCCAGGAGGCACTCACCTCACACCAACTCGCCTACTTACAATATGCCTGGTGCCTCTACTTCTCATGCCTCCTCGCATGCTCCGGTTCCAGGCTTAGAGCATTTGACTGCACCAATGCAGCAGTTAGCACAACAGGTGCAGAGGATAAGCGTGCCTCCTGCAATGCACATATCCGCACCAGGTGGTTTGCTCCAAGGGCCTGGAGGTGGTTACTATCAAGGACCTGGAAGACCACCTATGTACAGAAATTCTATGAATTTCCCTTCATCAATGATGCAAATGTATCAGCAGTATGCAGCCAATCAGTATCAGATGCAGTGTCAGGTACCATTGCAACCACCAACACCCCAACAAGCAACCAGAGGGAGATATCCTGGTGTTGTGCCAGGGCAAAG GCCTACAAGAATGCCTACTATACCACCTGCAAATCTAAACAACATGCACAGAACACGTGCAAAAAGGCCTATGCTACCACCATCATCGCAAATTCCGCAACAGATCCAACCGCAGGTTCAACAGCAGTTGCAACAGGCAACCACTGGTGGTAGTGCACCCAAGCAGAGACGCATGGATGTGTTACTGCCAGATCGCAACGAAGACGCTGACTGCCATGTCATTGCCCAGCAAAAGAGGAATGATGGTCTACCTGTTATACAGAATGTCCAAGGTGGTGCTACCCTACAACCATCGACCAGCAATGACTCCACCATTCATCTTACTGATCAAATAACTCTTAGTGTGAGACAACCTG GTCCTAATCCAGCACAAGTCAACGCAATGGTACAAGGTGCTAAGAAGCCTGATGCTTCATCAGTAGCCAATGTTCTGGCTTCTCGTGGTATCACAGTTACTCCAGCTACTAACAACAAGAAGTCTCAGGACCAGCCGCAGCCAGGACCAAGTGGtatgcaacagcagcagcaaaagtCTCCACAGCAACAgtctcagcagcagcagtctcAACAGCAACAAGCTCAGCAGCAACAAAGGCCTTTAAATGTACCAGCTTTGAATCTGAGTTCAGCAATATCAATCATACCGACTGCAAGTGCACAAAGGAGACAGCAAGAACAACCAGTACAGTTTGCTGTACCCCAGAGCAGACAAGCGACAAGCGAAGTAGAAAGGCCACCTAGACCACCTACAGTTGACCTGACACAAGATCCACCTCCACAAGCTCATACTCCAGCTAGAAGAGGCCGTCCACCTAACTTACCTAATCCAAATCAATACCC TGCTGCTAATAGAATGCACGCATCACTAACTTGCCAAGTGTGTGACAAACGATTTCAAAGCCAGGAATTGTTAGCTCAGCACATGGCAACACATAGACAAtcaaacaaattaatttataa ATGTGGACTTGGAGGTTGCACAGCAGCATATCCGTCACTACTCGCTCTCAACGCTCACAGGACGTCCTTCCATAGGGAAACGATACATCCCAATCCGCCCTCTCAACAAAATGGCAATGTCGAGCTTGCACTACCGGTGGTAGACCTTCAATCGACTAACACGCTAACGCGACTACACAACCTGGGCATTGACAGCTTTATACCTCTTTCGCAGCTTAGTGCTCAAACTAGTGGCTGCTACGGTTTACCTATTATTTCGATAGACGGCGCACGAAATCCGGCAGTAGCTAATCTTGCCGCGTTAGGCGCAACTTCGATCCTGAGTCTTGGACCTCTTAGGCATATCAATTCTAATAATAATAGGTAA
- the LOC100678960 gene encoding uncharacterized protein LOC100678960 isoform X9 → MLNQENTYDDDNDNFESGPDHNPLESSERPLMDNVEGDSGVGSDSVHLPEREEQNEDDGNADNNSNLDQAELAGNEDPEESDALEATCRETIENLKKLGEHSRSSDLLNLTETPAIEEEEEENDDAESNRASCVIEELRGNSEISIVPKSALMPGPSTSSPSRSETDIVPIGGSSNSSFNWNKITEDSSSSKIKDDEAPEKDTPDNTEAAGSLLQNFLLEHQRNQNESNLSSSAQNFETEYVSLERLAETVNTCRVCNEKFKDMAHLDAHRSKAGHYQCTVPDCSALVFTSLETMAIHKSQVHGAPISPGITVSPRRLASNSPQAANSPTLSQTSPRTNTRSPHSPSFSARRHSPHTNSPTYNMPGASTSHASSHAPVPGLEHLTAPMQQLAQQVQRISVPPAMHISAPGGLLQGPGGGYYQGPGRPPMYRNSMNFPSSMMQMYQQYAANQYQMQCQVPLQPPTPQQATRGRYPGVVPGQRPTRMPTIPPANLNNMHRTRAKRPMLPPSSQIPQQIQPQVQQQLQQATTGGSAPKQRRMDVLLPDRNEDADCHVIAQQKRNDGLPVIQNVQGGATLQPSTSNDSTIHLTDQITLSVRQPGPNPAQVNAMVQGAKKPDASSVANVLASRGITVTPATNNKKSQDQPQPGPSGMQQQQQKSPQQQSQQQQSQQQQAQQQQRPLNVPALNLSSAISIIPTASAQRRQQEQPVQFAVPQSRQATSEVERPPRPPTVDLTQDPPPQAHTPARRGRPPNLPNPNQYPAANRMHASLTCQVCDKRFQSQELLAQHMATHRQSNKLIYKCGLGGCTAAYPSLLALNAHRTSFHRETIHPNPPSQQNGNVELALPVVDLQSTNTLTRLHNLGIDSFIPLSQLSAQTSGCYGLPIISIDGARNPAVANLAALGATSILSLGPLRHINSNNNR, encoded by the exons ATGCTGAACCAAGAG aATACTTATGATGATGACAATGACAATTTTGAGTCTGGACCTGATCATAATCCACTGGAAAGTTCCGAAAGACCTTTAATGGATAATGTCGAAGGAGACTCTGGTGTTGGAAGTGATTCTGTCCATTTAccagagagagaagagcaaaATGAAGATGATGGAAATGCAGACAATAATAGTAATTTGGATCAAGCCGAGTTAGCAGGAAATGAAGATCCTGAAGAGTCTGATGCATTGGAAGCAACATGTAGAGAGACAATAGAAAATCTGAAGAAATTGGGCGAACATTCaag ATCATCTGATCTTCTTAATCTCACGGAAACCCCAGCAATcgaggaagaggaagaagaaaacgaCGATGCTGAGAGTAACCGTGCGTCATGCGTGATCGAGGAGCTCCGCGGTAACAGCGAAATTAGTATAGTCCCGAAATCGGCTCTTATGCCGGGGCCCTCGACGTCCTCACCAAGTCGTTCAGAGACAGACATCGTCCCCATCGGTGGAAGTTCTAATTCTAGTTTCAATTGGAATAAGATTACAGAGGACTCGAGCAGTAGCAAGATCAAAGACGATGAAGCACCAGAGAAAGATACTCCCGACAACACCGAAGCCGCGGGCTCTCTTCTCCAGAACTTCCTCCTTGAGCATCAGCGCAATCAGAACGAGTCGAACCTATCAAGCAGCGCGCAGAACTTCGAGACCGAGTATGTTTCGTTGGAAAGGCTCGCGGAAACCGTCAACACCTGTCGCGTCTGCAATGAGAAGTTCAAGGACATGGCACACCTGGACGCGCACAGATCTAAGGCAGGACACTACCAATGCACTGTGCCTGATTGTAGCGCACTAGTGTTTACGAGTCTCGAGACGATGGCAATTCACAAGTCACAAGTCCATGGGGCCCCCATTTCACCGGGTATTACTGTGTCTCCACGTCGCTTAGCTTCAAACTCGCCACAAGCAGCGAATTCGCCCACTTTGAGTCAAACGTCGCCGCGTACGAACACGCGCTCGCCGCACTCACCGTCTTTTTCAGCCAGGAGGCACTCACCTCACACCAACTCGCCTACTTACAATATGCCTGGTGCCTCTACTTCTCATGCCTCCTCGCATGCTCCGGTTCCAGGCTTAGAGCATTTGACTGCACCAATGCAGCAGTTAGCACAACAGGTGCAGAGGATAAGCGTGCCTCCTGCAATGCACATATCCGCACCAGGTGGTTTGCTCCAAGGGCCTGGAGGTGGTTACTATCAAGGACCTGGAAGACCACCTATGTACAGAAATTCTATGAATTTCCCTTCATCAATGATGCAAATGTATCAGCAGTATGCAGCCAATCAGTATCAGATGCAGTGTCAGGTACCATTGCAACCACCAACACCCCAACAAGCAACCAGAGGGAGATATCCTGGTGTTGTGCCAGGGCAAAG GCCTACAAGAATGCCTACTATACCACCTGCAAATCTAAACAACATGCACAGAACACGTGCAAAAAGGCCTATGCTACCACCATCATCGCAAATTCCGCAACAGATCCAACCGCAGGTTCAACAGCAGTTGCAACAGGCAACCACTGGTGGTAGTGCACCCAAGCAGAGACGCATGGATGTGTTACTGCCAGATCGCAACGAAGACGCTGACTGCCATGTCATTGCCCAGCAAAAGAGGAATGATGGTCTACCTGTTATACAGAATGTCCAAGGTGGTGCTACCCTACAACCATCGACCAGCAATGACTCCACCATTCATCTTACTGATCAAATAACTCTTAGTGTGAGACAACCTG GTCCTAATCCAGCACAAGTCAACGCAATGGTACAAGGTGCTAAGAAGCCTGATGCTTCATCAGTAGCCAATGTTCTGGCTTCTCGTGGTATCACAGTTACTCCAGCTACTAACAACAAGAAGTCTCAGGACCAGCCGCAGCCAGGACCAAGTGGtatgcaacagcagcagcaaaagtCTCCACAGCAACAgtctcagcagcagcagtctcAACAGCAACAAGCTCAGCAGCAACAAAGGCCTTTAAATGTACCAGCTTTGAATCTGAGTTCAGCAATATCAATCATACCGACTGCAAGTGCACAAAGGAGACAGCAAGAACAACCAGTACAGTTTGCTGTACCCCAGAGCAGACAAGCGACAAGCGAAGTAGAAAGGCCACCTAGACCACCTACAGTTGACCTGACACAAGATCCACCTCCACAAGCTCATACTCCAGCTAGAAGAGGCCGTCCACCTAACTTACCTAATCCAAATCAATACCC TGCTGCTAATAGAATGCACGCATCACTAACTTGCCAAGTGTGTGACAAACGATTTCAAAGCCAGGAATTGTTAGCTCAGCACATGGCAACACATAGACAAtcaaacaaattaatttataa ATGTGGACTTGGAGGTTGCACAGCAGCATATCCGTCACTACTCGCTCTCAACGCTCACAGGACGTCCTTCCATAGGGAAACGATACATCCCAATCCGCCCTCTCAACAAAATGGCAATGTCGAGCTTGCACTACCGGTGGTAGACCTTCAATCGACTAACACGCTAACGCGACTACACAACCTGGGCATTGACAGCTTTATACCTCTTTCGCAGCTTAGTGCTCAAACTAGTGGCTGCTACGGTTTACCTATTATTTCGATAGACGGCGCACGAAATCCGGCAGTAGCTAATCTTGCCGCGTTAGGCGCAACTTCGATCCTGAGTCTTGGACCTCTTAGGCATATCAATTCTAATAATAATAGGTAA